In Blastopirellula sediminis, the following proteins share a genomic window:
- a CDS encoding CHAT domain-containing tetratricopeptide repeat protein: MAVFRAVLFASACLLLMLSLLFGAVLLRSERATTADVRSVASQSASSQELESAWIEFEERFGEIGSNGRSIRQFGFRGRRSRMQRTTAPQNNTAPAKPRAMNSSDESDPPSPEAPVDLPDVDPVYPRSMPRAVVNQPENSFNETQGWNRNDVSQEEIESVQSVVAKDRADLLLKRSASNPTKDDDHWIEELRFLDSADLLAQYYESKERFADCLAVRQEMRKLAIETWGEDHWRSVEQKEEERRLKKISAFSLGERLALRQLEEAKTRVLELHSQGKDKEAIADGKAAVASAARLFGKEDLSYATALHNLGVLYLAIGNSTFAKTNFEQSLETYRKMMGESHPRYASGLSSLGGLHYTTGEYEQAERLFQETLAIQRACLSEDDPEYLKTRNNLGLLYQRIGNYDDAIALTKETFELRKATLGEEDSHVISSRNNLANAYLAIGDYDNAEALYQENVDVAKQNVGETHPDYARCLHNLGSLYEAKGQLLLAEPLYRQSLDIWTKAYDESHPHIAKCQVNLGSLHQKLGNFPQAETYFQAAVKNQRSLLGEEHPDYANSLNALGHLYWKTERYAEAKATLEKGAAILSAALGEQHPDYAACLDSLASVERDTGEYLAAEKLYLQSRQIIERQFGKTHPSYAERQNNLGVLYRRMGKFDQAEPLLLEALEIREKVCGEEHPGVAETVFELARLYHLQNDLPKATARYQQAYDLTARHVDVSSAILTEPQQLALNQLLVERLYGLLSIVQAQHDQFPAAYAAVLRWKGAAMVRQRAIRRVASESDSAELFQSLQQTTRLWTALAHANANEPVDKERTTRLAALANERQSLERELAQQSAEFRALPGAPSHAAIAAALPADVALLDYLEYVHSQPDPNDAGKLVATRRLIGFLIQHDGPPMMVDLGPIAPVEQAVDDWRQSFGTSPDGIQAGKALRSILIQPFDEQLAQKKTLIISPDGVLGRIPFAAVPGKEDGAYLLEDFRLTTAPAPRLLADTAAAAQKRPSKDLLLMGGIDYDHRQEPKPATNKPSAGRFRGTEEQLRSLTRGYKWSYLPGTEGEVAFIKTLYVDQLQVPENLVALYTQERATEELFRKNAGDCFVLHLATHGYFVPAEAVQNGAATDSERFERRAEYGAGLLSGIVFAGANKPPELSADDGDALADDGYLTADEISTLPLFGVKLVVLSACDTGLGEIAGGEGILGIQRAFQISGVDATIASYWKIDDLVTRRLMEEFYKNYLREQMSPVDALREAQLWVLKNPNQLRGATIVPEPGAEETNERTPPRYWAAFSLSGLTE, from the coding sequence ATGGCAGTATTCCGAGCAGTCTTGTTCGCTTCCGCCTGTCTGTTATTGATGCTCTCACTCCTCTTCGGCGCGGTGCTGCTGCGGAGTGAGCGGGCAACGACCGCCGACGTTCGCAGCGTCGCATCGCAATCGGCCAGCTCGCAAGAGTTGGAGTCTGCCTGGATCGAGTTCGAGGAGCGATTCGGCGAGATCGGATCCAATGGTCGGTCGATTCGGCAATTTGGATTTCGCGGCCGGCGGTCCAGAATGCAGCGCACGACCGCGCCTCAAAACAACACGGCGCCGGCAAAACCTCGGGCCATGAATTCATCGGACGAATCCGATCCCCCGTCGCCGGAAGCTCCGGTCGATCTGCCGGATGTTGATCCGGTTTATCCACGCAGCATGCCTCGTGCAGTCGTTAACCAACCGGAGAATAGTTTTAACGAAACGCAAGGCTGGAATCGCAACGACGTTTCGCAGGAGGAGATCGAGTCGGTCCAAAGCGTGGTTGCAAAAGATCGGGCCGACCTTCTGTTGAAACGATCGGCCTCGAATCCGACCAAGGACGACGATCATTGGATCGAAGAACTTCGCTTCCTCGATTCGGCCGATCTGTTGGCGCAATACTACGAGAGTAAGGAGCGCTTCGCCGATTGTCTTGCCGTTCGCCAGGAAATGCGAAAACTCGCGATCGAAACCTGGGGCGAGGACCATTGGCGATCGGTGGAGCAAAAGGAGGAGGAGCGGCGCCTCAAGAAAATCTCCGCATTCAGTCTGGGGGAACGATTGGCGCTTCGACAACTGGAAGAAGCGAAGACGAGAGTTCTTGAGCTCCACTCGCAGGGGAAGGACAAAGAGGCGATCGCCGATGGAAAAGCGGCTGTTGCAAGCGCCGCGCGACTCTTCGGCAAGGAAGATCTGAGTTACGCTACGGCGCTCCACAACCTGGGCGTCCTCTACCTGGCCATCGGCAATTCGACATTCGCCAAGACGAATTTTGAACAATCGCTCGAAACCTACCGCAAAATGATGGGGGAATCGCATCCTCGCTATGCGAGCGGCCTGAGCAGTCTCGGTGGACTCCACTACACGACCGGCGAATATGAGCAGGCCGAGCGGCTTTTCCAGGAAACGCTTGCGATTCAAAGGGCTTGCCTAAGCGAAGATGATCCCGAGTATCTTAAGACGCGCAACAACTTGGGGCTCCTGTATCAACGGATTGGCAACTACGACGACGCGATCGCCCTGACGAAAGAGACGTTTGAGTTACGGAAGGCGACGCTCGGTGAGGAAGATTCTCATGTCATATCAAGCCGCAACAATTTGGCGAATGCTTATCTAGCCATCGGCGACTACGACAACGCCGAGGCTCTCTACCAGGAAAACGTCGACGTCGCCAAACAGAACGTCGGCGAAACGCATCCTGACTACGCACGCTGCCTCCATAACCTTGGCAGTCTCTACGAAGCGAAGGGGCAATTGTTGTTGGCCGAACCTCTCTATCGCCAATCGCTCGACATCTGGACGAAGGCCTACGACGAAAGCCATCCCCATATCGCCAAGTGCCAGGTCAATCTCGGCTCGCTCCATCAAAAGCTGGGGAACTTCCCCCAGGCCGAAACCTACTTTCAAGCTGCGGTCAAAAACCAGCGATCGCTCCTTGGTGAAGAGCACCCCGATTATGCAAATTCGCTCAACGCTTTAGGGCATCTCTATTGGAAAACTGAGCGCTACGCCGAGGCGAAAGCGACCCTCGAGAAAGGGGCGGCGATTCTCTCCGCGGCGCTTGGCGAGCAGCATCCCGATTACGCCGCCTGTCTCGACAGCCTGGCGTCGGTCGAGCGCGATACCGGCGAGTATCTTGCGGCGGAAAAACTCTATCTCCAGTCGCGTCAAATCATCGAACGGCAATTCGGGAAAACGCATCCCTCCTACGCCGAACGCCAGAACAACCTCGGCGTTCTTTATCGGCGTATGGGAAAGTTCGATCAAGCCGAGCCGCTGTTGCTCGAAGCGCTGGAGATTCGGGAAAAGGTCTGCGGCGAAGAGCATCCCGGCGTCGCCGAGACCGTCTTTGAACTTGCTCGGCTCTATCACTTGCAAAACGACTTGCCGAAAGCGACTGCTCGCTATCAGCAGGCTTACGACTTGACCGCACGTCACGTCGACGTCTCGTCAGCGATCCTGACCGAACCGCAGCAATTGGCGCTCAATCAGTTGCTGGTGGAGCGACTTTACGGACTGCTGTCGATCGTGCAAGCTCAGCACGACCAATTCCCCGCCGCCTACGCCGCCGTGCTCCGCTGGAAAGGCGCCGCCATGGTGCGGCAGCGAGCGATTCGCCGAGTGGCCAGCGAGTCGGACAGCGCCGAGCTCTTTCAATCGCTGCAGCAAACGACCCGGCTTTGGACGGCGCTCGCGCATGCCAACGCGAACGAGCCTGTCGATAAGGAACGCACTACGCGATTGGCAGCTCTCGCCAACGAGCGGCAATCGCTGGAGCGCGAATTGGCTCAGCAGAGCGCTGAGTTTCGCGCTCTCCCAGGCGCTCCATCGCATGCCGCGATCGCAGCCGCGCTGCCGGCAGACGTTGCGCTGCTCGATTACTTGGAATATGTCCATTCGCAGCCCGACCCGAATGACGCCGGCAAGCTAGTCGCTACTCGCCGGTTGATCGGCTTTCTGATCCAGCATGACGGGCCTCCGATGATGGTCGACCTGGGGCCGATCGCCCCGGTCGAGCAAGCGGTCGACGATTGGCGGCAATCGTTCGGTACATCCCCCGACGGCATCCAGGCCGGCAAGGCGCTTCGCAGTATTCTGATTCAGCCGTTCGACGAACAACTTGCCCAGAAGAAGACGCTGATCATTTCTCCGGACGGCGTTTTGGGGCGAATTCCCTTCGCCGCGGTCCCGGGCAAAGAGGACGGCGCCTATCTGCTGGAAGACTTTCGCCTGACGACCGCCCCAGCGCCGCGACTGCTCGCCGATACGGCTGCCGCCGCGCAGAAGCGACCGTCGAAAGACTTGCTGCTGATGGGCGGGATCGACTACGACCATCGCCAAGAGCCGAAGCCAGCGACCAACAAACCGTCGGCCGGAAGGTTTCGCGGAACCGAGGAGCAACTGCGGAGCCTGACCCGAGGCTACAAATGGTCGTATCTCCCCGGCACCGAAGGAGAAGTCGCGTTCATCAAAACGCTTTACGTTGACCAACTGCAGGTTCCTGAGAACTTGGTCGCTCTCTACACGCAAGAACGAGCCACCGAGGAATTGTTCCGCAAAAACGCCGGCGATTGTTTCGTTCTTCATCTGGCGACGCATGGTTATTTTGTTCCTGCGGAAGCAGTGCAGAATGGCGCCGCGACCGATAGCGAACGATTCGAACGTCGCGCCGAATATGGCGCCGGGCTCCTCTCCGGCATCGTCTTCGCCGGCGCGAACAAACCGCCGGAACTTTCCGCGGACGACGGCGATGCCCTTGCGGACGACGGCTATCTGACCGCCGACGAAATCTCGACGCTGCCGCTGTTCGGCGTGAAGCTGGTCGTGCTGAGCGCTTGCGATACCGGTCTGGGCGAAATCGCCGGCGGCGAAGGGATCCTGGGGATTCAGCGGGCCTTCCAAATCTCCGGCGTCGACGCGACGATCGCCAGCTATTGGAAGATCGACGACCTGGTGACGCGCCGCTTGATGGAAGAGTTCTACAAGAATTACCTTCGCGAACAGATGTCGCCTGTCGACGCCCTGCGCGAAGCGCAGCTCTGGGTTCTCAAGAACCCCAATCAACTGCGCGGCGCCACGATCGTCCCAGAACCAGGCGCCGAAGAAACGAACGAGCGAACTCCGCCGCGCTATTGGGCGGCGTTCAGCTTGTCGGGTCTGACCGAGTAG
- a CDS encoding sulfatase family protein, whose product MIRLSLFCFALLGCSALFADDLASRPNILFIFSDDHAIKAISAYGGDLAKVAPTPNIDRLAHEGMLFRNSFCANSICGPSRATILTGKHSHKNGFMRNTGKGLDQSQWTLAKTLQAAGYSTAVIGKWHLMSEPQGFDHWEILPGQGSYYNPDFIQQDGKTKRFEGYATDLTTDKSIAWLEQRDRSKPFLLMCQHKAPHRTFAPPLRLLDAYDDVEIPEPATLFDDYANRSVTLATNEMEIDRHFDWAYDAKVRKDERGDVKLPPPDRYGTPEYNRMNAQQKAAWDAHFGPQNQEFLKEFAAGKMTERDIVHWKYRRYMRNYLCTVKAVDENVGRLLKYLDDNGLAENTVVVYSSDQGFYLGEHGWYDKRWMFEESFRMPLIIRWPGVAKPGSAPEQLVQNIDYAPTFLEMAGEPIPAEIQGRSLVPILKGEPVAWRDSLYYAYYELGEHAVPQHFGVRTDRHKLIHFPVSGEWNLFDLQSDPQEMRSIYDDPDAKEIRDQLTKEYYRLRDVYQAPPLPKPAKGD is encoded by the coding sequence ATGATCCGCTTGTCCCTGTTCTGCTTCGCCCTGCTCGGCTGTTCCGCCCTGTTTGCGGACGATTTGGCGAGCCGCCCGAACATTCTTTTCATTTTTTCTGACGACCATGCGATCAAAGCGATCTCCGCCTATGGGGGCGATTTGGCGAAGGTCGCGCCGACCCCGAACATTGATCGTTTGGCCCACGAAGGGATGTTGTTTCGTAACTCGTTTTGCGCCAACTCGATTTGCGGACCATCGCGGGCCACAATCTTGACCGGCAAGCATAGCCACAAGAACGGGTTCATGCGCAACACCGGTAAAGGGCTCGATCAGTCGCAATGGACCTTGGCGAAAACGCTGCAAGCCGCCGGCTACTCGACGGCCGTGATCGGCAAGTGGCATCTGATGAGCGAGCCGCAAGGCTTCGATCACTGGGAGATCTTGCCGGGACAAGGGAGCTACTACAACCCCGACTTCATCCAACAAGATGGCAAGACGAAACGGTTCGAAGGATACGCCACTGATCTCACCACCGACAAATCGATCGCGTGGCTCGAGCAGCGTGATCGCTCGAAGCCGTTCCTGTTGATGTGCCAACACAAGGCGCCCCATCGAACCTTCGCTCCGCCGCTGCGTTTGTTGGACGCTTATGACGACGTTGAGATTCCCGAGCCGGCGACCCTGTTCGACGACTACGCCAATCGGAGCGTAACGCTCGCCACGAACGAAATGGAGATCGATCGCCATTTCGATTGGGCCTACGACGCGAAGGTCCGCAAGGACGAACGGGGGGACGTGAAGTTGCCGCCGCCCGATCGTTACGGCACGCCCGAATACAACCGGATGAATGCCCAGCAGAAAGCGGCCTGGGACGCTCACTTCGGTCCGCAGAACCAGGAGTTTCTGAAAGAATTTGCAGCCGGAAAGATGACCGAGCGCGACATCGTCCACTGGAAGTATCGTCGCTACATGCGGAACTACCTCTGCACCGTCAAAGCGGTCGACGAGAACGTCGGCCGGTTGCTGAAGTACCTCGACGACAACGGCCTTGCCGAAAACACGGTTGTCGTCTACTCGTCCGACCAAGGGTTTTACCTCGGCGAGCATGGCTGGTACGACAAGCGGTGGATGTTTGAAGAATCGTTCCGCATGCCGCTGATCATTCGCTGGCCCGGCGTCGCCAAGCCCGGCTCGGCGCCAGAGCAACTCGTGCAGAACATCGACTACGCTCCCACCTTTCTCGAAATGGCCGGCGAGCCGATCCCGGCCGAGATCCAAGGTCGCTCTCTCGTCCCGATCTTGAAGGGAGAGCCGGTCGCGTGGCGCGACTCCCTCTACTACGCCTACTATGAACTGGGGGAACATGCCGTCCCGCAACATTTCGGCGTCCGGACCGATCGCCACAAGCTGATCCACTTTCCGGTTAGCGGCGAATGGAACCTGTTTGATCTGCAATCGGATCCGCAAGAGATGCGCAGCATCTACGATGATCCCGACGCGAAGGAGATTCGCGACCAGCTGACGAAGGAGTACTATCGCCTCCGCGACGTTTACCAGGCCCCGCCGCTGCCGAAACCGGCGAAGGGCGACTAG